From Punica granatum isolate Tunisia-2019 chromosome 1, ASM765513v2, whole genome shotgun sequence:
tgaacaaaaatttaTGTTTGTTGTAATATACTTCAACTACAGAAAGATAAATATTACGGGAAAGGTATATAGCATACCTCTCCAGCATAGTGACGAAGGCAGAAAGCCCCATCTCTTTCGCCTTTAAAGCAAGGATTATCTTTTAGATGCCGCTTGAGTTTGTCTGCAAAGGTCAAATCAGTGGCTTTGGGAAAATTTGATTCCTCGTCCAACAAAGATAGAATACCCAATGGTTTCTGCAGAATCCGCCATACAAGTTAAGATGAGCAACAAGTACCTAAATTTAGTTTCTATAACAGCTAACAGAGGAACCTCAAGCAATAGGAATGAAAAACTAAAGAATACCTTACTCGATCCAGACACAATATACTCAAGAAACAACAGTAATGTTACATAAAATGTGGATCATGAGAATTCTTAATAAGGATATATTACTCCATTAACCTAATATACCTTTTCAATCAGGTTCAAACAGTCCTCATTATCTTCGAAATCAACTTTAGTCCAATCTATTCCGTCCACTTCATAATCCTGAGTGCAGAAAAAACAGATTATCAGTGATGCTTGTATCATTGGTCAATAAAACCGGACATGGAAACACCTCATCAATTAAAGCAACAGTGAGAATAGAACCTCCTGCTCCAGCTTGAACAAATGTCGGTTAAAATGCTGTTGCAGCCTCTCGTTTGCATAATTAATACAGAATTGCTCAAAGCTGTTTTTCTGGAAAATGTTTTAAATTATGGTTAGAAAACTAATTGCATGCTATGTTATATAAAGCAAAAATCTAGTATTGCATACAAATTTAATCTGCATACCTTAAAGGACTCGAACCCATAAATATCTAAGAGATTTATGGACCTTCCAGTACATTGTTTCCCCACTGCAAGTGACTTGTTTATTTGTTCCACGAGCCAGTCGAACAAGCCAGCATAGAGAAACTTTGCCAATGCATCTCTCGTATCGTTTGCCTGAAAATTTCAAAGGTTGAGGTCCGAATTACTCATTTATGGTTGCAAGAACTATAGTAAAGCTATCCAACAATATTTTATGGATGACTGAGAATGTAAAGATCAATGACCTCATGGAACCTGGGCCTACCTGCTGCAGAGTCAACTTCTTAGAAATGCTATCTTTCCCAGCTACAATTTTACGGGTAGATAAAGCCAACATCAAATCTTCAGCTCTGCAGCCCATCAAGCTTGCAGCAATGGTGACAGCTGTCAAATGGGGAAACATCAAAAACTTATTCtccattaatattttcaaagatTTAAATGAGCAATATTCAGTGAGGACCAGAACATTGCAATTATCTagccagaaaaagaaaattgcaaCCATTTAGTGACATCAGGAAAATTGCAACAATTTAGTGAGATtaagaaaattacaaaaaacaaACGAATCAGATTCAGACTTTTCGAtgaaattcaatttataatcTAGTCCTATCCCCTGAAGTTTAGAACTCCATCAAACCCAATCACTCCTAAGAAAGTACATTGTTACCTTCATCAGCTACCACATCCACATGATTTTCATTATCAATTACTTGAAATGATACATTCCCAAGCCATAAAACTGTAGCGAGGATTGCAAACGCCTGTTCCTGATCTTCTCTTGGTATCCGCACTATATCCAATGCTTTCTGGAGAtaatcaaatataaatatcAGGAAAAAATTTACTGACCTATACTGAGGCTTAAGTAAGTACAAAAGGGAGTAATCTCATTATCTATAATTACCAAAAGGTCATGAAATCTTTTTGCATCATCAACCCCATCAATCGTCAAACAGCCGCTTTGATGTAGGTAGTTGTACTCATGTGCTAATTTTAAGTGTAGTCTTTCTGCAAGATTAGATCAAAATAAGCTGCTGGGTAGACCAAAAAAGAAGCAACTGTGTTCGTAGGAATTATTTAAGAAAGAAATGTGCAGTAGAACCAAACCTTTAAGAGATGAAGGAGCACCAGCACAGAGTTGGTAAAATATGTGGTACGATCTTTCTCCTTTAGCCAATTGAACAACTCTAGACTGCTCAATTAAAAGTGAACATTTTCAGATGACTGGTATAACTATGTGGAGAGCAACTCAGGGCATAATATTCTCAGAAGATGGTAGTATAAAAACAGAGTGGATAAGCCTTCAACCGCAAAAAAGTATATTACCTTTTCTAGCAAAACTATCCACAGCAAATATGGGGAGGTTCAACATTAGAGATGCACACAAGAGATAAAAGTAAAATGATCAGTCCATAGAGTTCAGGCAGGCATATTAAATGTGTAATCATATGGAAAGCCATCTTCAGATTCCTTACAAGTTTGGATTTTAGCACCGCAAATCTTGCCCGATGTGCTAAAGTGGATTTCAATGAACTTTCCCTGCACCAGTTTCAAATAGTCAGTCTAATAATCGACATAATAATTCCGCAAAAGGTTCATAAGTCCAATTGATTTAAAGTAAGAGCCAGACAAtcagtaaatattttttaaaattcctcTAAGAAATTGAGAGAGAACATACGAATCTGCTAGAATTGTCATTTCTGGACgtttttgaatttccaaaTGCTTCCAGTATACAGCTTGTCTGAAGGATCTCGTGCTCTATCCCAGCATTACTGCCACCTCCAAGAGCAGCCAAATATTGCATTGCGATTTTGGCTGTTTCTGTCTTTCCTGCTCCACTTTCACCACTGCGAGACAAATTATATTAGTCACACAGGCTGTTTCGCACAATTTCACGAAGAGAAGCTTGACAACCGTCAGGGAAGATTTCTACTGACCTTATGATGATAGACTGATTTACTTCATCTGCAAGGTCAAAAcaaaagggggggggggggggggggggggggggggaagagTAGAAAATGTATCAGAAACAAGTCAATGGAGAATTTTATCAAGCAAATAAGAAAAACAAGAGGAAGCCAGTAAACAACAGTATGAAAGGCACCGTCTACCTCTCATCATCTCATTATAAGCAGTGTCTGCTATGGTGTAAACATGAGGGCTACCAGCAGTTTTCTGTCTATAAGATGCAATGACATCTCTCCCATAAATTTGTGTATCTTTAAACGGGTTAATTGCGATCAATACCGGCCCTGCTTTACTCTATTCCACATAAAAGGACAAGCGtaagaaaagaaatcaatGGTAAAATGAAATGCTACTTTTGCAAGATCGATTTAAATTAAGAAGAGTGTACTCACATAAATCATATCCCGGGAGTATCTGTACAGGAGGTTGTGAAGTACAGATGGCTCATTCAAATAACTAAGCTGTATAAGATCCTCTACACCCTCAAGGAGATCAGGGTTTGCAGGTAGAAGTTCTCCCGTTGGCACTTTAATATTCTAAGGCAGTTACTCCGTATAAGTTCAAATAAAGGCAAGTAAAAAAGGATTATAAGATTGGTCATGCAACTTTTTGGAAACAGCAAACTAGGGAACTTACATTTCTGTTTGAAAGCAAAACACAAGCTTCTTCTCCTGAAGTTGATAATATCGTTCCCAACTCCCACTGGCCGCTAGCTAATCGGCACCAAATAGAGAGTTTCTGAACCATTGCACAATCAAATAAAACACAAACCACTAGATAATTTGGAGTTGAAACATAAAACTGCAATATAACGAATGCAACTTCTTGAAAAGTGACATGGCATGTATGATTGTTAAGAACACGCCTTTCCTTACAAACAAACACCAAGAACAACATTGCAGACCTTCTGATTGTCCATAGTACCTTATTTTCCTTTGAACTCAACTATTTATGCAACAAATCAACATGAGCAAAAGAAGGTAAAATCAAAGTGATCGCCAGACAAGTTACCTTCTTGATAAAGTAGCCAATGTTATCTTCCCAGTCCGGCTCCTTTATCCTCGGAGCCAAACCCGAATCTGCATCTGACCCAACTGTGTGACAACCGATCCCCCCTTTTCTCTCGTCTACATCAATTCCGTAAGGGGACTCCACATTCGGatctttcttcattttcttgctCCCAAAACTGCTCCTACTGCTACCCAAttctttctctttcctcttggaATCTTCCTTTGCTTTATTCACCTCGCTCGAAGTAAAATCAAGCTGATTATTAGTGTTCATGGGATTATTGCTATTACCATTCTCAACCTTGAAGTTCATCGGCAAGGACCGCTGCCTGGACGAGGGAAGGCGGGCCTTCGAAGTGGGCCTCGCGGGCAAGGCAGGCGGCAAGTCTTTAGGCTTTTCGGCCTCATCTCGGCGGCGGAGCGAATCAAGCATTTCCTCCAGGGAGCTCCGCGCCATCGACGTGGGAGACGCCGACAACATCATCCTGGCTCAAAAACCCTTACAATCCCCCGATCAGAAACTTCCGGTGAAAGTTTTGCCTCCAAAGGCTCCAACTTTCGGAGAACGACTGACTCCCAAATCTCGGAACGGCAGCTCCTTATCGAAATCCCAACGAATTCAGAGCCGCACTGctcgaaacccaaaaaaaaaataagaagaagacTCCGATCGAAACTCCTGTTCCTTCCTCCAAAGACTCGAGCTTCCGGGGAGGAAGTGACTCCCAGTGCTCGCAACCCGGACACCTCACCTCAATTTCAGCAAATCCGAGCCCGCATTGCTCAGAACTCGGAGCCACAAAAACCCCAAATCAAGTCAGGAATCGCAGCAGCGCTTCGCTTTAATTACCGGGAAATGGCTTTCCTTACAGCAGAGAGGAATAAAGCTGAAAATCTTCGACCTAGAAAGATGCACGGAGGGAGCTGAGGGAAAGCTTCGGCTTCAATAATTCACGATTCCGAGAAACCTCAGCAGGGAAGAAGGGTGGGGGAGGGGGGGAAGCTGAGAACCGGGCATTTGCCGAGAACGAGGATTATTGGTGTTAGGTTTTTTCTGCAACTGAAGAGCGAGAGTTACGAGGTTAGGAGTGACGAGAAGAGGTTAAGGTTGTTAGAAGAGAGAAGCCCTCCTCCTGGAAGATCAACATCGCAGAGATTAACGAAGCGGAGAGAGACGATGATGAGATATGAGAAGAGAAGTGAAAGgttgcccccccccccccccaaaaaaaaaaaacaaacaaccTTCGGATGTAAGAGAGTTGTTGGTTTTTGTTGTTGTCGCTGCTTCAAAGCTTCTCTTCTGTTCCGTTAcagaccaaaaaaaatttcaaaatttttaaggtAAGGTGGCGATTATTCTCCCAcaaaacgaaaaagaaaattataaaaaaaacgtTTTCTTTtgggaaattaaaaaaaaaaattgatttatgGATCTGGTTAGAAATAAAGCAATGGGCAAATAACTTTGATTGTCGTACGCCCCtcatatttcattaatttgcaGGTCAACCCCTGATTAAgaagttcttttcttttttagaaaaaaagaagtttttctctttgtttctgaaattaaaaggaaaaaaagagtaatTGGACGACAGGATCACCAGCATGATTTTTCTTCAACAAATTATGAGAATTTGTTTGTACTTGAAATTTGATATGTAAATGCAAAAAACATCGAAATATCTCTCTCTATTTATGCAAACATGATAACTATCCTAATAGCTTTGTCGATAATCATGAGTTTTAGAAGTTATTGAACAAATTACTCGTTCgctgaatttatatatataaaaaagatagtaaattttgaatataaCATGATTAAACAAATAATGTTTCGAGTTTTACCGAAATTGCACCTCTATTTTCTAGATAATGTTTTAgatgaataaaaattataatgagTTATTACCAAACAAAATATTAGTATGTTACTTGGGAAACATGTgatgtaattataaaaataaaagtagaaTATCATTGTCGCCATCCACTTATTCATTAGCAATCGTTTTGTCTCTGACATATTTTTCTCATCAATTAGCCCCCAAACATTGGCATTCCGTCcaccatttataccattcgTTAACTTTCGTGACGGAAAATTCATGGACGACGTTACCTTTTCCGTCACTTTTCCGTTACGGAATGGTATAAATGATAGACGGAATGCCAACGTTTGGGCTAATTGATGGCAAAAATATGTCATTAGCAAAAACGGTTGCTAATGAATAAATAGATGGCGACAATGGTAATCGactctaaaaataaaaagtaatataacatgttcaaacaaaaaaagatgaagaaaatCCACGCTGGAAGAGATTTACCCCACAGAAGTCGACACGGTTCGATTGAATTAGTCGTGGCCCAATAGGACTTTCAATACCATGGTttacatagaaaaaaaaaatattcaccccaaaaaatgtaattttaaaaagtgagGGGTGCTTGTGCAATTTCACTTAAATTTGCCACAAAGAGGATTAGGTGGAAAAggttgggaaaaaaaaagaagaaaaaagggggaaacctactcattttctttttcttaccATTTTTGGAGTTGATTACAATTTTCACaaaattatttcctttttgggTGATATTC
This genomic window contains:
- the LOC116215874 gene encoding myosin-2 isoform X2; the encoded protein is MMLSASPTSMARSSLEEMLDSLRRRDEAEKPKDLPPALPARPTSKARLPSSRQRSLPMNFKVENGNSNNPMNTNNQLDFTSSEVNKAKEDSKRKEKELGSSRSSFGSKKMKKDPNVESPYGIDVDERKGGIGCHTVGSDADSGLAPRIKEPDWEDNIGYFIKKKLSIWCRLASGQWELGTILSTSGEEACVLLSNRNNIKVPTGELLPANPDLLEGVEDLIQLSYLNEPSVLHNLLYRYSRDMIYSKAGPVLIAINPFKDTQIYGRDVIASYRQKTAGSPHVYTIADTAYNEMMRDEVNQSIIISGESGAGKTETAKIAMQYLAALGGGSNAGIEHEILQTSCILEAFGNSKTSRNDNSSRFGKFIEIHFSTSGKICGAKIQTFLLEKSRVVQLAKGERSYHIFYQLCAGAPSSLKERLHLKLAHEYNYLHQSGCLTIDGVDDAKRFHDLLKALDIVRIPREDQEQAFAILATVLWLGNVSFQVIDNENHVDVVADEAVTIAASLMGCRAEDLMLALSTRKIVAGKDSISKKLTLQQANDTRDALAKFLYAGLFDWLVEQINKSLAVGKQCTGRSINLLDIYGFESFKKNSFEQFCINYANERLQQHFNRHLFKLEQEDYEVDGIDWTKVDFEDNEDCLNLIEKKPLGILSLLDEESNFPKATDLTFADKLKRHLKDNPCFKGERDGAFCLRHYAGEVLYDTSGFLEKNRDSVLVDLIQFLSSSTCQLPLLFASRVFGQSPTAGSPLKHPSSIDSQKQSVGMKFKGQLFKLMHQLETTKPHFIRCIKPNTKQLPGLYEKDLVLQQLRCCGVLEVVRISRSGYPTRIPHQEFAERYGCLLLDTNVSKDPLSVSVAVLQQFNILPEMYQVGYTKLYLRTGQIAALEDKRRQFLQGIVGVQKCFRGCQARHHFSELKNGVTALQSFVRGEIARRKFQALKKKGRTSAPETSLEAPQKEIIYIQSAIRGCLARKQLDHLRKMNTLGSETWKPKAKSSKKTSELKDATKEQVQVLPTALAELQRRVLKAEATLEQKEEENAALREQLRQYETKWSDYEARMKSMEETWQKQMASLQMSLAAARKSLITEDHNSVPTRKFEAPNSPRDYDSEDTASMGSRTPVGTGSMPLKFSAAIPDIRSGRETNTNGTLTAVNDLIKEFELRKQTFDEDARSLGQEGHKPSELLAYNANPEEELRKLKARFESWKKDYKVRLRETKVRLHKLGHSDADKRRKWWGKMR
- the LOC116215874 gene encoding myosin-2 isoform X1, producing MMLSASPTSMARSSLEEMLDSLRRRDEAEKPKDLPPALPARPTSKARLPSSRQRSLPMNFKVENGNSNNPMNTNNQLDFTSSEVNKAKEDSKRKEKELGSSRSSFGSKKMKKDPNVESPYGIDVDERKGGIGCHTVGSDADSGLAPRIKEPDWEDNIGYFIKKKLSIWCRLASGQWELGTILSTSGEEACVLLSNRNNIKVPTGELLPANPDLLEGVEDLIQLSYLNEPSVLHNLLYRYSRDMIYSKAGPVLIAINPFKDTQIYGRDVIASYRQKTAGSPHVYTIADTAYNEMMRDEVNQSIIISGESGAGKTETAKIAMQYLAALGGGSNAGIEHEILQTSCILEAFGNSKTSRNDNSSRFGKFIEIHFSTSGKICGAKIQTFLLEKSRVVQLAKGERSYHIFYQLCAGAPSSLKERLHLKLAHEYNYLHQSGCLTIDGVDDAKRFHDLLKALDIVRIPREDQEQAFAILATVLWLGNVSFQVIDNENHVDVVADEAVTIAASLMGCRAEDLMLALSTRKIVAGKDSISKKLTLQQANDTRDALAKFLYAGLFDWLVEQINKSLAVGKQCTGRSINLLDIYGFESFKKNSFEQFCINYANERLQQHFNRHLFKLEQEDYEVDGIDWTKVDFEDNEDCLNLIEKKPLGILSLLDEESNFPKATDLTFADKLKRHLKDNPCFKGERDGAFCLRHYAGEVLYDTSGFLEKNRDSVLVDLIQFLSSSTCQLPLLFASRVFGQSPTAGSPLKHPSSIDSQKQSVGMKFKGQLFKLMHQLETTKPHFIRCIKPNTKQLPGLYEKDLVLQQLRCCGVLEVVRISRSGYPTRIPHQEFAERYGCLLLDTNVSKDPLSVSVAVLQQFNILPEMYQVGYTKLYLRTGQIAALEDKRRQFLQGIVGVQKCFRGCQARHHFSELKNGVTALQSFVRGEIARRKFQALKKKGRTSAPETSLEAPQKEIIYIQSAIRGCLARKQLDHLRKMNTLGSETWKPKAKSSKKTSELKFMQDATKEQVQVLPTALAELQRRVLKAEATLEQKEEENAALREQLRQYETKWSDYEARMKSMEETWQKQMASLQMSLAAARKSLITEDHNSVPTRKFEAPNSPRDYDSEDTASMGSRTPVGTGSMPLKFSAAIPDIRSGRETNTNGTLTAVNDLIKEFELRKQTFDEDARSLGQEGHKPSELLAYNANPEEELRKLKARFESWKKDYKVRLRETKVRLHKLGHSDADKRRKWWGKMR